A portion of the Blastopirellula sediminis genome contains these proteins:
- a CDS encoding DUF1559 domain-containing protein, whose translation MSFGSFSRLETRRRGFTLVELLVVIAIIGVLIALLLPAVQQAREAARRMHCTNNLKQIGLALHNYHDTYQSLSSGNQGIVNAAGDRYYGHGWTWHSNILSFLEQSAMFDAIQGSDGWGNESGGTSSGKPLVVQTSVVNVFWCPSQEFVSPGPQKYGDKEQPSNYNGNMGTRIGNGNDDCVCTGVSTLAQMRSEAWGCMNGNGIFYVDSKTRFADVRDGLSNTIFVSEVVDTGGETIGHYSSGCDRHAIFAGGADSNPPTEMTEYLIAAEGNDPINGGAEEAAGSWHTGGANFCLGDGSVRFLSENMDMATYQGLSTRAEGEVLGQF comes from the coding sequence ATGAGCTTTGGTAGTTTCTCACGTTTGGAAACTCGCCGCCGTGGCTTCACCTTGGTGGAGTTGCTCGTGGTCATCGCAATCATCGGCGTCCTCATCGCGCTGCTCCTGCCCGCCGTTCAGCAAGCTCGCGAAGCGGCCCGCAGAATGCATTGCACGAATAACCTGAAGCAGATCGGACTGGCCCTGCACAACTACCACGACACCTACCAGAGCCTCTCCTCCGGTAATCAAGGGATTGTGAACGCCGCTGGCGACAGATACTACGGACACGGCTGGACGTGGCACTCGAACATCCTGTCGTTCCTGGAACAAAGTGCGATGTTCGACGCCATCCAAGGCTCGGACGGTTGGGGCAACGAATCGGGCGGCACATCTTCCGGGAAGCCGTTGGTCGTTCAGACGAGCGTCGTGAACGTCTTCTGGTGCCCGTCGCAGGAATTCGTCAGCCCCGGCCCTCAGAAATATGGGGATAAGGAGCAACCGTCCAACTACAACGGCAACATGGGCACCCGGATCGGCAACGGTAACGACGACTGCGTTTGCACCGGCGTTTCGACTCTCGCCCAGATGCGGTCGGAAGCCTGGGGCTGCATGAATGGCAACGGGATTTTCTACGTCGACAGCAAGACTCGATTCGCCGATGTGCGTGACGGCCTTTCCAACACGATCTTCGTCAGCGAGGTGGTCGACACCGGCGGCGAAACGATCGGCCACTATAGCTCCGGCTGCGACCGGCACGCCATCTTCGCCGGCGGCGCCGACTCCAATCCGCCTACGGAGATGACGGAGTACTTGATCGCCGCGGAAGGGAACGACCCGATCAACGGCGGCGCCGAAGAAGCGGCCGGCAGTTGGCACACCGGCGGCGCCAATTTCTGCTTGGGAGACGGCAGCGTCCGCTTCCTGTCGGAAAACATGGACATGGCGACCTACCAGGGGCTCAGCACCCGCGCAGAGGGCGAAGTCCTCGGCCAGTTCTAA
- the hisI gene encoding phosphoribosyl-AMP cyclohydrolase, producing the protein MPISLPREPDFAKAGGLVPAIAQDADNGEVLMMAWMNPEAFAETLATGRAVYFSRSRGKLWRKGEESGHVQTVVSIFVDCDADCVLLKVRQEGAACHEGYRTCFFRQITPEETKIVGDRLVDPAEAYGKKP; encoded by the coding sequence ATGCCCATTTCACTCCCCCGAGAACCTGACTTCGCCAAGGCCGGCGGTCTGGTCCCTGCGATCGCCCAAGACGCCGACAACGGCGAGGTGCTGATGATGGCCTGGATGAATCCAGAGGCGTTCGCCGAAACGCTCGCCACCGGCCGCGCCGTCTACTTCAGCCGCAGCCGCGGCAAACTGTGGCGGAAAGGAGAAGAAAGCGGGCACGTGCAGACGGTCGTCAGCATCTTTGTCGACTGCGACGCCGATTGCGTCCTGTTGAAAGTTCGCCAGGAAGGCGCCGCGTGCCACGAAGGCTACCGGACTTGCTTCTTCCGCCAGATCACGCCGGAAGAGACGAAGATCGTCGGCGACCGCCTGGTCGATCCGGCCGAAGCGTATGGGAAAAAACCGTAA
- a CDS encoding BMC domain-containing protein, producing MQTAIGMIETKGLVGLVEATDAMAKAANVKISKRVNIGGAYITAVVTGDVGSVRAAVEAGAAAAQQVGGLVGSHVIPRPADGLVDAYFS from the coding sequence ATGCAAACTGCAATTGGCATGATTGAAACCAAGGGATTGGTCGGTCTGGTCGAAGCGACCGACGCGATGGCGAAGGCCGCCAACGTCAAGATCTCGAAGCGCGTCAACATCGGCGGCGCCTACATCACGGCTGTCGTCACCGGCGACGTCGGTAGCGTTCGCGCTGCGGTCGAAGCGGGCGCCGCTGCGGCTCAGCAAGTTGGCGGCCTGGTCGGCAGCCACGTGATTCCGCGTCCGGCTGACGGTTTGGTGGACGCCTACTTCAGCTAG
- the pduL gene encoding phosphate propanoyltransferase, producing the protein MTQAPTLDRSTIERIVRQIVAGNSAPAAAAAPAAGAAPKLVVSISARHVHLTDADVETLFGPGHTLTPMKDLYQDGFYAAEETVMVVGPRRRMLEKVRILGPTRDYSQVELAFTDAISLGIDAPVRASGKIAGTPGCVLVGPRGVVDLREGVIRAERHVHMNNTDAKFYGVANGDRVNLRIVSGGCTTTFEDLLVRADDVSKLEVHLDTDEGNACNLDAATEIKLVKQEPCGCKTH; encoded by the coding sequence ATGACGCAAGCTCCGACTCTCGATCGCTCGACGATCGAACGAATCGTTCGCCAGATTGTCGCCGGCAACTCGGCTCCGGCCGCCGCTGCAGCTCCGGCTGCCGGCGCGGCGCCCAAGCTGGTCGTCAGCATCTCGGCGCGTCACGTTCACCTGACCGACGCCGACGTCGAAACTCTGTTTGGTCCGGGTCACACGCTGACCCCGATGAAGGACCTCTATCAAGACGGCTTTTACGCCGCCGAAGAGACGGTGATGGTGGTTGGTCCGCGTCGCCGCATGCTGGAAAAGGTTCGCATCCTGGGACCGACTCGCGACTACAGCCAAGTCGAGCTCGCGTTCACCGACGCGATCTCGCTGGGGATCGACGCGCCGGTTCGCGCCAGCGGCAAGATCGCCGGCACGCCGGGCTGCGTGCTGGTTGGTCCACGCGGCGTGGTCGACCTGCGAGAAGGGGTGATTCGCGCCGAACGCCATGTCCACATGAACAACACCGACGCGAAGTTCTACGGAGTCGCCAACGGCGATCGGGTGAACTTGCGAATCGTCTCGGGGGGCTGCACGACGACGTTTGAGGATCTGCTCGTGCGAGCCGACGACGTCAGCAAGCTGGAAGTTCACCTCGATACGGATGAGGGGAACGCGTGCAATCTGGATGCGGCGACCGAAATCAAGCTGGTCAAGCAAGAGCCGTGCGGCTGCAAAACGCACTAA
- a CDS encoding GNAT family N-acetyltransferase has protein sequence MTTIVTFAEQPSADDWICLHGEIFLARRDRWSVSRFERELTTRSWFSPQRMWWSIDLTSQQPNGVVTLEIARDIGRIHWLMVAPNARRKQVATALLTTLEQSAWDHGVRQLSAETLLTWGPAVAFYRSHGYQ, from the coding sequence GTGACGACAATCGTCACCTTCGCCGAGCAACCCTCCGCAGACGACTGGATTTGCCTGCACGGCGAGATCTTTCTCGCCCGTCGTGACCGCTGGAGCGTTTCGCGCTTTGAACGCGAATTGACGACTCGCTCCTGGTTCTCGCCGCAGCGGATGTGGTGGAGCATCGACCTCACATCGCAACAGCCAAATGGCGTTGTGACGCTCGAAATTGCTCGCGACATCGGTCGCATTCATTGGCTGATGGTCGCCCCAAACGCTCGACGAAAGCAAGTTGCCACAGCACTTCTAACGACGCTGGAACAATCTGCCTGGGATCACGGCGTTCGGCAGCTTTCGGCCGAAACTCTCTTGACCTGGGGGCCCGCCGTCGCCTTCTATCGCAGCCACGGCTACCAATAG
- a CDS encoding glycosyltransferase family 2 protein, which produces MDKSLSLIMPVHNAQQWLARDVERLLDVLPELTDQFELVIIDDGSTDHTEEAARELCDRYPQVKLHRHARCRGIASAVDTGSQHAEGDVVLIHDARRPVNEADLVGMWQMHQENAARPAVAQAPSVPNNPGLGLDQSLLERLMQWGSDVKKERPAHSPDLLPRPNFLRKIGNFALGE; this is translated from the coding sequence TTGGACAAGTCGCTGAGCCTAATCATGCCGGTTCACAACGCGCAGCAGTGGCTGGCGCGCGACGTCGAACGTCTGCTCGACGTGTTGCCGGAATTGACCGATCAGTTTGAGTTGGTGATCATCGACGACGGTTCGACCGACCATACCGAAGAAGCCGCCAGAGAGCTCTGCGATCGCTACCCGCAGGTCAAATTGCACCGCCACGCGCGCTGCCGCGGGATCGCGTCGGCCGTCGATACCGGCAGCCAACACGCCGAAGGGGACGTGGTGCTGATTCATGACGCCCGCCGGCCGGTCAACGAAGCCGACCTGGTGGGGATGTGGCAAATGCACCAAGAGAATGCGGCCCGTCCGGCCGTTGCGCAAGCGCCGTCGGTCCCCAATAACCCGGGACTGGGGCTTGATCAGAGCCTGCTGGAACGGCTGATGCAGTGGGGTTCGGATGTGAAAAAGGAACGTCCGGCGCACTCGCCCGATCTGCTGCCGCGGCCGAATTTCCTGCGGAAGATCGGCAATTTCGCACTAGGCGAATAA
- a CDS encoding EutN/CcmL family microcompartment protein has protein sequence MFIAKVTGSVIATQKVDSMVGNKLLVVEPYRLEPKDRKTLVTTGRTFIAVDMLGSGVGDFVLITQGSSARLTPETKSLPIDCVVVGIVDQAHIDQACVYSREDAPAEEQPPVEVKPPVEAKKAKPKAAPKPKPEPEAEPTPEGEPETDADATE, from the coding sequence ATGTTCATCGCGAAAGTGACCGGCTCGGTCATCGCCACGCAAAAAGTGGACTCGATGGTCGGCAATAAGTTGCTGGTCGTCGAGCCGTACCGCTTGGAACCGAAAGATCGCAAGACGCTGGTCACGACCGGACGTACGTTCATTGCGGTCGATATGCTCGGTTCAGGCGTTGGCGACTTCGTGTTGATCACCCAGGGCTCCAGCGCTCGTTTGACGCCGGAGACCAAGAGCTTGCCGATTGATTGCGTGGTGGTCGGAATCGTCGACCAGGCTCACATCGATCAAGCTTGCGTCTATTCGCGAGAAGACGCCCCGGCGGAAGAGCAGCCGCCGGTGGAAGTAAAGCCTCCGGTTGAAGCGAAGAAGGCGAAGCCGAAGGCGGCGCCCAAACCGAAGCCGGAACCGGAAGCGGAACCGACTCCGGAAGGCGAACCCGAAACGGACGCCGACGCGACCGAATAG
- a CDS encoding Ig-like domain-containing protein, with translation MKSKQAGRLAAALSVMLLSLSGCGGASDQPDLGQVSGTITFDGKPLSGIVVVFQPDSGRPARGRTDAEGKYELTYIRNTRGTKVGHNRVEIAPSEEDDAPAEAQLDADSAQAQRPFKSGKPKIPVRYNIKSELEAEVQPGDNTFDFALTS, from the coding sequence GTGAAGTCAAAACAAGCTGGTCGCCTGGCCGCGGCCTTGTCGGTGATGCTACTGAGTCTGTCAGGCTGTGGTGGCGCGAGTGATCAGCCTGACCTGGGTCAGGTAAGCGGAACCATCACGTTTGACGGGAAGCCGCTCAGCGGCATTGTCGTCGTCTTTCAACCTGATAGCGGACGTCCGGCCCGAGGCCGCACCGATGCCGAAGGGAAGTACGAGCTGACCTACATTCGCAATACCCGTGGAACCAAGGTCGGCCACAATCGCGTTGAAATCGCACCGAGCGAAGAGGATGACGCCCCCGCCGAGGCTCAATTGGACGCAGACAGCGCCCAGGCCCAGCGGCCGTTCAAATCGGGGAAACCGAAAATCCCGGTTCGGTACAACATCAAGAGCGAACTCGAAGCGGAAGTCCAGCCGGGCGACAACACCTTTGATTTCGCGCTGACTTCGTAA
- a CDS encoding DNA alkylation repair protein codes for MPRTIAELNARKPARRRSEVPADVLKAMNAGQIESRNLVEWLIIDQAKLLKAILPEIGVTDAAAQKSLLKAARELNEAGIMQRCTGIGAAFHAALGGGKEADVVYDKMAAHASDVVRIWGAFADAANPKFTFVQRLKRVRKFAIDSNAGVREIAWMAVRSPAPDALIDEVHRLQPWANDKHAYVRRFAIEVTRPCGVWCAHLKRLKEDPTPMIELLDACNSDETKYVQDSVANWLNDASKSQPDWVIKTCDRWQSESKTPQTARIVHRALRTLRKE; via the coding sequence GTGCCGCGCACGATCGCAGAGCTGAACGCCCGCAAGCCGGCCCGCCGCCGGAGCGAAGTTCCGGCCGACGTTCTGAAAGCGATGAACGCCGGCCAGATTGAGTCGCGTAACCTGGTCGAATGGCTGATCATCGACCAGGCCAAGCTCCTCAAAGCGATCTTGCCCGAAATCGGCGTGACCGACGCTGCCGCGCAAAAGTCGCTATTAAAAGCGGCTCGCGAATTAAACGAAGCCGGCATCATGCAGCGCTGCACCGGGATCGGCGCCGCGTTTCATGCGGCGCTCGGCGGCGGCAAAGAAGCGGACGTGGTCTACGACAAAATGGCGGCGCACGCGAGCGACGTGGTGCGGATCTGGGGCGCCTTTGCCGACGCCGCCAATCCGAAGTTCACCTTTGTGCAGCGGCTGAAACGGGTCCGCAAATTCGCGATCGACTCGAACGCCGGCGTGCGCGAGATCGCCTGGATGGCGGTTCGCAGCCCGGCGCCCGACGCGCTCATTGACGAAGTCCATCGTCTTCAGCCGTGGGCCAACGACAAGCACGCCTATGTCCGTCGCTTTGCGATCGAAGTGACCCGACCTTGCGGCGTGTGGTGCGCCCATCTCAAGCGGCTGAAAGAAGACCCGACGCCGATGATCGAACTACTCGACGCGTGCAATAGCGACGAGACGAAGTACGTGCAAGATTCGGTCGCCAACTGGCTGAATGACGCCAGCAAGTCGCAGCCCGACTGGGTGATCAAGACATGCGACCGCTGGCAAAGCGAGTCAAAAACGCCGCAAACGGCGAGAATTGTCCACCGGGCGCTAAGAACACTACGCAAAGAATAA
- a CDS encoding helix-turn-helix domain-containing protein: MATVPFELTRGSLAFVSPRIRTQPSRPLHRIREVRKEQGVSLRTAARRLGITSSQVRDEEEETSDLLLSQLYRWSQALDVPVQDLLEEPECDLSAPIRERAQLVRVMKTAKAILERAKEPSIRIMAETLINQLNDIMPELNEVNAWNNVGQRRSLDDLGRTAQRSFSDDSILRAMRD; this comes from the coding sequence ATGGCAACGGTTCCTTTCGAACTGACTCGCGGTTCGTTGGCCTTTGTATCTCCGCGCATTCGGACGCAGCCTTCGAGGCCGCTGCATCGAATTCGAGAGGTACGTAAAGAACAAGGCGTATCGCTCCGCACGGCAGCTCGGCGACTGGGCATCACCTCGTCGCAAGTTCGTGATGAAGAAGAAGAGACGTCCGATTTGCTCCTGAGCCAACTTTATCGTTGGAGTCAGGCATTGGATGTCCCCGTGCAAGATTTGTTGGAAGAGCCGGAGTGCGATCTATCCGCTCCGATTCGCGAACGGGCTCAATTGGTTCGCGTGATGAAGACCGCCAAGGCGATCCTCGAACGGGCCAAAGAGCCGAGCATTCGCATCATGGCCGAAACCCTCATCAATCAGCTGAACGACATTATGCCGGAGCTGAACGAGGTGAACGCCTGGAATAACGTCGGCCAGCGCCGCTCGCTGGACGATCTCGGGCGCACCGCCCAACGCAGCTTCTCGGATGATTCAATCCTGCGGGCGATGCGCGACTAA
- a CDS encoding DeoR/GlpR family DNA-binding transcription regulator: protein MQADVRRARLLELVRSRGFASLPDLASELEVSESTVRRDLDSLEDLGSAKRTHGGVFYTGPAPNLPHFELRQEMQWEKKRQIARAASALIEDGDTVLLDGGSTTYELAQLLVGRTLQVVTNSLPVANLFMASSTTDLIFVGGYVHNRTGVSVGPYATEMIAKLNARRAVLSTAGITEQGLYNSNLLLVETEQAMVRAAGEVIIVADSTKFGRQSLAHQCPLDEIDRLVVDDQITPEWLEVLQNAGIDTIIADSTTPPDAVR, encoded by the coding sequence ATGCAAGCGGACGTGCGGAGAGCACGACTGTTAGAGCTGGTGCGGTCGCGAGGATTCGCCTCGCTGCCGGATCTGGCCAGCGAGCTGGAAGTTTCGGAATCGACGGTTCGCCGTGACCTAGATTCTTTAGAGGACCTCGGTTCGGCCAAACGGACGCATGGCGGCGTCTTTTACACCGGACCGGCCCCCAATCTCCCGCACTTCGAGCTGCGACAGGAAATGCAGTGGGAGAAGAAACGGCAAATCGCTCGAGCGGCGAGCGCGCTGATCGAAGATGGAGACACGGTGCTCTTGGATGGCGGAAGCACGACCTACGAGCTGGCTCAGCTGTTGGTCGGACGGACGCTGCAAGTGGTCACCAACTCGCTGCCGGTCGCGAACCTGTTTATGGCCAGCAGCACGACCGATTTGATTTTCGTCGGCGGTTACGTTCACAACCGAACGGGAGTTTCGGTTGGTCCCTACGCCACGGAGATGATCGCGAAATTAAACGCTCGGCGAGCGGTCCTCAGTACGGCCGGCATCACCGAGCAAGGACTGTACAACAGCAACTTGTTGTTGGTCGAAACCGAACAAGCGATGGTCCGCGCCGCCGGCGAAGTGATCATCGTCGCCGATAGTACGAAATTCGGGCGACAGAGCCTGGCTCACCAATGTCCGCTCGATGAGATCGACCGCCTGGTGGTCGACGACCAGATTACGCCTGAGTGGCTGGAAGTTTTGCAGAACGCGGGGATCGACACGATCATCGCCGACAGCACGACGCCGCCAGACGCCGTACGCTAA
- a CDS encoding acetate/propionate family kinase yields MKVLVANLGSTSFKYRLYDMESETQLARGGIDRIGGSESSCSVEIGDWKENRTAHVPDHAVAVQQCLSQLTDPEHGCLKSADEVAAIGFKAVHGGRVSGVQRVTPDVLDAMAEMSPVAPAHNPPYINAMRLLGEKLPEIPLVAAFETGFHQTIPNRLRYYAIPKGWSDEYQIKRWGFHGASHRYIGVRSAELLGRDDLRVISCHLGGSSSLCAIRNKRSAATTMGMSPQTGLPQNNRVGDFDAYFLPMLMEKTGKSLEELLAYLGSQGGLLGISGGISGDMRDLEEAAAGGNADAQLAIDVYISEIRRYLGGMLIELGGVDAIVFTGGIGENGKQVRADVCANLSELGIELDAAKNDAAKGESAIHADGGKTQIWVIPTNEELIVARQTKQLLES; encoded by the coding sequence ATGAAGGTTTTGGTAGCCAATCTCGGTTCGACCAGCTTCAAGTACCGCCTATACGACATGGAGAGCGAGACGCAGTTGGCCCGCGGCGGCATTGACCGCATCGGCGGCAGCGAAAGCTCGTGCTCGGTCGAGATCGGCGACTGGAAGGAAAATCGAACCGCGCATGTTCCGGATCACGCCGTTGCAGTGCAGCAATGCCTGTCGCAGCTGACCGACCCGGAGCATGGTTGTCTGAAATCGGCGGACGAAGTCGCTGCGATTGGATTCAAGGCGGTCCACGGCGGACGCGTGTCGGGCGTGCAGCGAGTCACGCCGGACGTGCTGGATGCGATGGCGGAAATGAGCCCCGTCGCGCCGGCCCACAATCCTCCTTACATCAACGCGATGCGTTTGTTGGGAGAGAAGCTTCCCGAGATTCCGTTGGTAGCGGCATTTGAAACCGGCTTTCATCAGACCATTCCGAATCGGCTTCGTTACTATGCGATTCCGAAAGGTTGGTCGGACGAATACCAGATCAAACGCTGGGGTTTTCATGGAGCGAGCCACCGATACATCGGCGTTCGCTCGGCCGAGCTATTGGGACGCGACGACCTCCGCGTGATCTCATGCCATCTCGGCGGCAGCAGCAGCTTGTGCGCGATCCGCAACAAGCGAAGCGCCGCGACGACGATGGGAATGAGCCCGCAAACGGGGCTGCCGCAAAACAATCGGGTCGGCGACTTTGACGCCTACTTCTTACCGATGCTGATGGAGAAGACCGGCAAGTCGCTGGAAGAACTGCTCGCTTATCTCGGCAGCCAGGGCGGCTTGCTGGGAATCAGCGGCGGGATCAGCGGCGACATGCGCGATTTGGAAGAAGCGGCCGCCGGCGGCAACGCCGACGCGCAGCTGGCCATCGACGTTTACATCAGCGAAATCCGCCGCTACCTGGGCGGAATGCTGATCGAACTCGGCGGCGTCGACGCGATCGTCTTCACCGGTGGAATCGGGGAGAACGGCAAGCAAGTGCGAGCCGACGTTTGTGCGAACTTGAGCGAACTTGGAATTGAACTGGACGCGGCGAAAAACGACGCGGCCAAAGGCGAGTCGGCCATTCACGCCGACGGCGGCAAAACGCAGATCTGGGTCATCCCGACCAACGAAGAGTTGATCGTGGCCCGGCAAACCAAGCAACTGTTGGAGAGCTGA
- a CDS encoding arylsulfatase, with amino-acid sequence MYAPAARRPASFLIFALSCCALSLLAASPAVAADRPNVIIMMVDDLGFSDFGCYGSEIETPNIDALADGGLRFRNFYNTAKCHSSRVSLLTGLYCDQAGAESLSRGVTIAEVLGKAGYNTAMVGKWHLHAEPTDRGFQKYFGHLSGATNYFVGDNTFRLNGEKWDDFDEDFYTTDANLAWAEKFLSESLSEDPDKPFFLYIAHNAPHYPLQAREEDFRKYEDRYREGWDKLRAARYQRQIEMGLIPKEWALSPRPEHVPAWDELSAQDRDWERRRMAAFAAMVDRVDQTTGQLVQFLKQKEVFDNTLILICSDNGACPFDRTKGKEFEPWDSRSYWCYDTGWSHVGNTPFRLHKQNQHEGGISSPLIVHWPAGLKTKPGAITDQTAHLIDFMATCVDVGQTEYPAAWPERKLEPLQGKSLLPILQGKTREPHDFLYFHFATNRAIRQGKWKLVTHRASQWELYDIEKDGTELHNVAAEHPKVVQELSQLWHKTAVETDHLKPAETKPVSGKTPPLLNKNGTPAKN; translated from the coding sequence ATGTACGCCCCAGCCGCTCGTCGCCCCGCTTCCTTTCTGATCTTCGCCCTCTCCTGCTGCGCGCTATCGCTGCTCGCAGCCTCGCCGGCGGTTGCCGCGGATCGCCCGAACGTCATCATCATGATGGTCGACGATCTCGGCTTTTCCGACTTCGGTTGCTACGGCAGCGAGATCGAGACGCCGAACATCGACGCCCTGGCCGACGGCGGCTTGCGATTCCGCAACTTCTACAATACGGCCAAGTGCCATTCGTCGCGGGTATCGCTTCTGACCGGGCTCTACTGCGATCAAGCCGGCGCCGAGTCGCTCTCGCGCGGCGTGACGATCGCCGAAGTCCTCGGTAAAGCGGGCTACAACACCGCGATGGTCGGCAAGTGGCATCTACACGCAGAGCCGACCGACCGCGGCTTTCAAAAATACTTCGGGCACCTCTCCGGCGCGACCAACTACTTTGTCGGCGACAACACGTTTCGCTTGAACGGCGAGAAGTGGGACGACTTTGACGAAGACTTCTACACCACCGATGCGAACCTCGCGTGGGCGGAAAAGTTTCTTAGCGAGTCGCTCAGCGAAGATCCTGACAAGCCGTTCTTCCTGTACATCGCCCACAACGCTCCCCACTATCCGCTGCAAGCCCGCGAAGAAGACTTCCGCAAATACGAAGATCGCTATCGCGAAGGTTGGGACAAACTGCGTGCCGCCCGATACCAGCGGCAAATCGAAATGGGGCTCATTCCGAAAGAGTGGGCTCTTTCGCCCCGTCCCGAACATGTCCCGGCGTGGGATGAACTCTCCGCACAAGATCGCGACTGGGAACGCCGGCGCATGGCCGCCTTCGCCGCAATGGTCGACCGCGTCGATCAAACGACCGGCCAGCTCGTCCAGTTCCTTAAACAGAAAGAAGTCTTCGACAACACGCTAATCTTGATCTGTTCGGACAACGGCGCCTGTCCGTTTGATCGGACCAAGGGAAAAGAATTCGAGCCGTGGGATTCGCGATCCTACTGGTGCTACGACACCGGCTGGTCGCATGTCGGCAACACGCCGTTTCGTTTGCACAAGCAGAATCAACATGAAGGGGGAATCTCGTCGCCTCTGATCGTTCATTGGCCTGCCGGTTTGAAAACGAAGCCCGGCGCAATCACCGACCAAACGGCTCACCTGATCGACTTCATGGCGACCTGCGTCGACGTCGGCCAAACCGAGTATCCCGCCGCGTGGCCAGAGCGCAAGCTAGAACCGCTGCAAGGCAAATCGCTCCTCCCCATCCTCCAGGGAAAGACCCGCGAGCCGCACGACTTCCTCTACTTCCACTTCGCCACCAACCGCGCGATCCGCCAAGGGAAATGGAAGCTGGTCACCCACCGCGCATCGCAGTGGGAACTGTACGACATCGAAAAGGATGGAACCGAACTCCACAACGTCGCCGCAGAACATCCGAAAGTAGTCCAGGAACTTTCGCAGCTCTGGCACAAAACGGCCGTCGAAACCGACCACCTGAAACCAGCGGAGACGAAGCCCGTCTCCGGTAAGACGCCGCCCTTACTCAACAAGAACGGAACGCCGGCGAAGAACTAA
- a CDS encoding BMC domain-containing protein produces the protein MAKAMEALGMIETKGFITLVEATDAMMKAANVKFVGWDKIGSGLVSVFVTGDVAAVKAATDAGVAAAGRVGEVVAVQVIPRPHDDLTVVLPPSVNYGGGSAG, from the coding sequence ATGGCGAAGGCAATGGAAGCGTTGGGCATGATCGAAACGAAGGGTTTTATCACCCTCGTTGAGGCGACCGACGCGATGATGAAAGCTGCGAACGTGAAGTTCGTCGGCTGGGACAAAATTGGCAGCGGTTTGGTTTCGGTCTTCGTGACGGGCGACGTCGCCGCCGTCAAAGCCGCCACCGACGCTGGCGTTGCGGCCGCTGGTCGCGTTGGCGAAGTGGTCGCCGTTCAAGTGATTCCGCGTCCGCACGACGACCTGACGGTCGTGTTGCCCCCTTCGGTCAACTACGGCGGCGGTTCGGCTGGCTAG
- a CDS encoding Dabb family protein has protein sequence MSQRKHIAHNVFFTLKDQSVEAKEKLVAECNKYLSGHPGCLYYSAGLLTPELDRPVNDRDFDVALHVIFDSLEAQNAYQTAERHLEFIANNKEGWAKVRVFDSTVSPE, from the coding sequence ATGTCCCAGCGTAAGCACATCGCCCACAACGTTTTCTTCACTTTGAAAGACCAGTCGGTCGAAGCGAAAGAAAAGCTGGTCGCCGAGTGCAATAAATATCTGTCGGGACATCCCGGCTGCCTCTATTACTCGGCCGGTCTGCTCACCCCGGAACTCGATCGCCCGGTCAATGACCGCGATTTCGACGTCGCGCTGCACGTCATCTTCGATTCGCTCGAAGCGCAGAACGCCTACCAGACCGCCGAGCGGCACCTCGAGTTCATCGCCAACAACAAAGAAGGTTGGGCGAAGGTTCGCGTCTTCGACTCGACCGTTAGCCCTGAGTAA